Proteins encoded together in one Acipenser ruthenus chromosome 22, fAciRut3.2 maternal haplotype, whole genome shotgun sequence window:
- the LOC117431560 gene encoding protocadherin-10-like isoform X2 produces MDLTTLKIKWTLGRQVVCLVLLTCVLGLVSGQIRYSIPEELEHGAFVGNIAEDLGLDVAKLSARRFRIVSGARKQYLEVNLENGILFVNEKIDREELCELSPTCFLHLQVVIENPLELFRVEVEILDVNDNAPSFPWNEFVLEITESAAPGSRFPLESAQDPDVGTNSLRTYLLSSNEHFSLDIQTRSDGSKFAELVLETPLDREQQKTHQVVLTAVDGGMPERSGTAQITISVLDANDNVPVFDQSSYRVSLVENAPRGTLVIKLNASDVDEGTNAETYFSFSGHVPLKVREVFSVDSHTGEIRVKGIVDFEKSSIYEMYVQAKDKGPSAVAVHCKILVDILDTNDNAPEVILTSVSTPVQEDSPPGTVIAVISVMDRDSGNNGNVDCAIPNNVPFQLHSSFKNYYTLVTSAFLDRETVSEYNITVTARDLGSPPLSTKKTILVQVSDINDNAPRFVQPSYTVYVTENNAPGASICSVTAFDPDSNQNAYLSYSILGGQIQGMPVSTYVSINSDNGNIYALRSFDYEQLRNFQIRVQAQDAGFPSLNSNVTVNVFVLDQNDNAPVIVSPLPKNGTVSTEMVPRSVDAGYLVAKITALDADAGQNSRLSYQVLQATDPGLFSVALYTGEIRTIRRFMDKDATRQRLVILVKDNGQPPLSATVSIILSVVDSVPETLSDFSDPALSQDSPSNIAQYLIISLSSISFIFLVAIIVLAAIKCYKDRHSTRGYRLSSTCCGFRSEASTEVFQKSNINLQISSGSKVPTSCVEVNGNGPLSQAYCYKVCLTPESAKSDFMFLKPCSSATPRNNAKDTDNLATGWGGQNHNHTVNKRGTPNEIKQPNNDWPLSKTQNSALKSYSSMNMDGTLIRKAIQRESEHFVAGGQYWTWGTHMRAIGLTDLAWTPRYGPQYQLHPAPDYQHNVYIPGTPTLQTTSKPMQLSDLDVKNSFSTFGKKKKFTSNYDPKEDGIINNDLF; encoded by the exons ATGGACCTGAcaactttgaaaataaaatggacTTTGGGAAGGCAAGTGGTGTGTCTTGTTTTGTTAACTTGTGTCTTGGGTTTAGTTTCTGGTCAGATACGTTACTCAATACCAGAGGAATTAGAGCACGGAGCTTTTGTTGGCAATATAGCTGAAGACTTGGGCTTAGATGTTGCCAAACTTTCCGCTCGCCGATTCAGAATTGTTTCTGGTGCTAGGAAACAGTACTTAGAAGTGAATTTAGAAAATGGAATTTTATTTGTGAATGAGAAAATTGACCGGGAAGAACTGTGCGAACTAAGTCCGACTTGTTTTTTGCACTTGCAAGTTGTAATCGAAAACCCACTGGAACTGTTTAGAGTGGAAGTAGAGATTTTGGATGTGAACGACAATGCTCCCAGTTTTCCCTGGAACGAGTTCGTTCTGGAGATCACAGAGTCAGCGGCTCCGGGCTCCCGGTTCCCGCTGGAGAGCGCACAAGACCCTGACGTGGGTACTAACTCTCTCCGCACGTACCTACTGAGCTCCAACGAGCATTTCTCCCTGGATATTCAGACACGGAGTGACGGCAGTAAATTTGCAGAGCTGGTGCTTGAGACGCCCCTGGACAGAGAGCAACAAAAAACCCATCAAGTGGTGCTGACAGCTGTAGATGGAGGGATGCCAGAACGATCTGGCACAGCACAAATCACTATTAGTGTCTTAGATGCTAACGATAACGTGCCTGTTTTTGACCAATCTTCCTATCGGGTGAGTTTGGTGGAAAATGCCCCAAGGGGTACACTGGTTATCAAACTTAATGCCTCAGATGTGGACGAGGGTACTAACGCGGAGACGTATTTTTCTTTCAGTGGCCACGTCCCCTTGAAGGTGCGGGAAGTCTTCAGTGTAGATTCACACACCGGGGAGATAAGAGTCAAAGGTATCGTGGATTTTGAAAAATCCAGCATCTATGAAATGTATGTGCAAGCCAAGGATAAGGGCCCATCTGCCGTGGCTGTGCATTGCAAAATACTGGTTGATATTCTTGATACAAACGACAATGCACCAGAAGTTATTTTAACTTCGGTGTCCACACCTGTTCAAGAGGACTCACCTCCCGGCACCGTAATAGCTGTCATCAGTGTCATGGATCGGGATTCAGGGAACAACGGCAACGTAGACTGTGCGATTCCTAATAATGTCCCTTTTCAATTACACTCGTCTTTCAAGAACTATTACACTTTAGTTACCAGTGCATTTTTGGATCGGGAAACTGTCTCAGAATACAATATTACTGTCACAGCAAGAGATCTGGGTTCACCTCCTCTGTCCACTAAGAAAACAATCTTAGTCCAAGTCTCAGATATAAACGATAACGCTCCACGATTCGTGCAACCATCATACACAGTCTATGTGACTGAGAATAATGCCCCCGGGGCTTCGATTTGCTCGGTGACTGCCTTTGATCCTGATTCGAATCAGAATGCTTATCTGTCGTACTCTATTCTGGGGGGTCAGATTCAGGGCATGCCCGTGTCTACTTATGTTTCAATCAACTCAGACAACGGCAATATCTACGCGCTGCGCTCCTTTGACTACGAGCAACTTAGAAACTTTCAAATTCGAGTTCAAGCCCAAGACGCAGGCTTCCCATCTCTTAACAGCAACGTTACTGTCAACGTTTTTGTTCTGGACCAAAACGACAACGCCCCGGTTATTGTTTCCCCTTTACCAAAAAACGGCACGGTATCCACGGAGATGGTGCCCAGGTCCGTTGACGCTGGCTACCTTGTGGCAAAAATAACTGCGTTAGATGCAGACGCTGGGCAGAACTCACGTCTTTCATATCAGGTTCTGCAGGCTACAGATCCGGGGCTGTTCAGCGTAGCTCTGTACACAGGAGAAATCAGGACAATACGCAGATTTATGGACAAAGATGCCACAAGGCAAAGGCTAGTCATTTTAGTCAAGGACAACGGTCAACCGCCCCTTTCAGCCACTGTTTCCATCATCTTATCAGTGGTTGACAGTGTGCCAGAAACCCTTTCTGATTTCAGCGACCCTGCTCTGAGCCAGGACTCCCCCTCTAACATAGCTCAATACTTAATCATTTCTTTAAGCTCCATTTCATTCATATTTCTGGTGGCTATAATTGTCCTAGCAGCCATAAAATGCTACAAGGACAGACATTCAACGAGGGGATACCGCTTATCCTCGACTTGCTGTGGTTTCAGATCCGAGGCGTCTACTGAGGTGTTTCAAAAATCCAACATTAACCTTCAGATATCATCCGGATCCAAGGTGCCCACCAGCTGCGTGGAAGTCAATGGAAACGGACCCCTTTCTCAGGCGTATTGTTACAAAGTGTGTTTGACCCCGGAATCGGCCAAAAGTGACTTTATGTTTCTGAAACCTTGCAGCTCAGCGACACCAAGGAACAATGCTAAAGATACCGATAACTTGGCGACAGGCTGGGGCGGGCAGAACCACAACCACACTGTAAATAAGCGTGGTACACCCAACGAG ATAAAGCAACCTAACAATGACTGGCCGTTATCAAAGACCCAGAACTCTGCATTAAAAAG CTACAGCTCGATGAATATGGACGGAACCCTTATCCGGAAAGCGATTCAGAGAGAATCCGAACATTTTGTGGCTGGTGGTCAGTACTGGACTTGGGGAACCCACATGCGGG CCATCGGGCTGACCGATCTGGCTTGGACTCCTAGATATGGGCCCCAATATCAGCTTCACCCAGCCCCTGATTATCAGCACAACGTATACATCCCTGGCACACCGACATTGCAGACCACCAGCAAGCCAATGCAGCTCAGCGACCTAGACGTTAAGAATTCCTTCTCCACCTTTGGGAAGAAAAAGAAGTTCACATCAAATTATGACCCCAAAGAAGATGGGATCATAAACAATGACCTGTTTTAA
- the LOC117431560 gene encoding protocadherin-10-like isoform X1, which yields MDLTTLKIKWTLGRQVVCLVLLTCVLGLVSGQIRYSIPEELEHGAFVGNIAEDLGLDVAKLSARRFRIVSGARKQYLEVNLENGILFVNEKIDREELCELSPTCFLHLQVVIENPLELFRVEVEILDVNDNAPSFPWNEFVLEITESAAPGSRFPLESAQDPDVGTNSLRTYLLSSNEHFSLDIQTRSDGSKFAELVLETPLDREQQKTHQVVLTAVDGGMPERSGTAQITISVLDANDNVPVFDQSSYRVSLVENAPRGTLVIKLNASDVDEGTNAETYFSFSGHVPLKVREVFSVDSHTGEIRVKGIVDFEKSSIYEMYVQAKDKGPSAVAVHCKILVDILDTNDNAPEVILTSVSTPVQEDSPPGTVIAVISVMDRDSGNNGNVDCAIPNNVPFQLHSSFKNYYTLVTSAFLDRETVSEYNITVTARDLGSPPLSTKKTILVQVSDINDNAPRFVQPSYTVYVTENNAPGASICSVTAFDPDSNQNAYLSYSILGGQIQGMPVSTYVSINSDNGNIYALRSFDYEQLRNFQIRVQAQDAGFPSLNSNVTVNVFVLDQNDNAPVIVSPLPKNGTVSTEMVPRSVDAGYLVAKITALDADAGQNSRLSYQVLQATDPGLFSVALYTGEIRTIRRFMDKDATRQRLVILVKDNGQPPLSATVSIILSVVDSVPETLSDFSDPALSQDSPSNIAQYLIISLSSISFIFLVAIIVLAAIKCYKDRHSTRGYRLSSTCCGFRSEASTEVFQKSNINLQISSGSKVPTSCVEVNGNGPLSQAYCYKVCLTPESAKSDFMFLKPCSSATPRNNAKDTDNLATGWGGQNHNHTVNKRGTPNEIKQPNNDWPLSKTQNSALKSYSSMNMDGTLIRKAIQRESEHFVAGGQYWTWGTHMRDYMIPSPAIGLTDLAWTPRYGPQYQLHPAPDYQHNVYIPGTPTLQTTSKPMQLSDLDVKNSFSTFGKKKKFTSNYDPKEDGIINNDLF from the exons ATGGACCTGAcaactttgaaaataaaatggacTTTGGGAAGGCAAGTGGTGTGTCTTGTTTTGTTAACTTGTGTCTTGGGTTTAGTTTCTGGTCAGATACGTTACTCAATACCAGAGGAATTAGAGCACGGAGCTTTTGTTGGCAATATAGCTGAAGACTTGGGCTTAGATGTTGCCAAACTTTCCGCTCGCCGATTCAGAATTGTTTCTGGTGCTAGGAAACAGTACTTAGAAGTGAATTTAGAAAATGGAATTTTATTTGTGAATGAGAAAATTGACCGGGAAGAACTGTGCGAACTAAGTCCGACTTGTTTTTTGCACTTGCAAGTTGTAATCGAAAACCCACTGGAACTGTTTAGAGTGGAAGTAGAGATTTTGGATGTGAACGACAATGCTCCCAGTTTTCCCTGGAACGAGTTCGTTCTGGAGATCACAGAGTCAGCGGCTCCGGGCTCCCGGTTCCCGCTGGAGAGCGCACAAGACCCTGACGTGGGTACTAACTCTCTCCGCACGTACCTACTGAGCTCCAACGAGCATTTCTCCCTGGATATTCAGACACGGAGTGACGGCAGTAAATTTGCAGAGCTGGTGCTTGAGACGCCCCTGGACAGAGAGCAACAAAAAACCCATCAAGTGGTGCTGACAGCTGTAGATGGAGGGATGCCAGAACGATCTGGCACAGCACAAATCACTATTAGTGTCTTAGATGCTAACGATAACGTGCCTGTTTTTGACCAATCTTCCTATCGGGTGAGTTTGGTGGAAAATGCCCCAAGGGGTACACTGGTTATCAAACTTAATGCCTCAGATGTGGACGAGGGTACTAACGCGGAGACGTATTTTTCTTTCAGTGGCCACGTCCCCTTGAAGGTGCGGGAAGTCTTCAGTGTAGATTCACACACCGGGGAGATAAGAGTCAAAGGTATCGTGGATTTTGAAAAATCCAGCATCTATGAAATGTATGTGCAAGCCAAGGATAAGGGCCCATCTGCCGTGGCTGTGCATTGCAAAATACTGGTTGATATTCTTGATACAAACGACAATGCACCAGAAGTTATTTTAACTTCGGTGTCCACACCTGTTCAAGAGGACTCACCTCCCGGCACCGTAATAGCTGTCATCAGTGTCATGGATCGGGATTCAGGGAACAACGGCAACGTAGACTGTGCGATTCCTAATAATGTCCCTTTTCAATTACACTCGTCTTTCAAGAACTATTACACTTTAGTTACCAGTGCATTTTTGGATCGGGAAACTGTCTCAGAATACAATATTACTGTCACAGCAAGAGATCTGGGTTCACCTCCTCTGTCCACTAAGAAAACAATCTTAGTCCAAGTCTCAGATATAAACGATAACGCTCCACGATTCGTGCAACCATCATACACAGTCTATGTGACTGAGAATAATGCCCCCGGGGCTTCGATTTGCTCGGTGACTGCCTTTGATCCTGATTCGAATCAGAATGCTTATCTGTCGTACTCTATTCTGGGGGGTCAGATTCAGGGCATGCCCGTGTCTACTTATGTTTCAATCAACTCAGACAACGGCAATATCTACGCGCTGCGCTCCTTTGACTACGAGCAACTTAGAAACTTTCAAATTCGAGTTCAAGCCCAAGACGCAGGCTTCCCATCTCTTAACAGCAACGTTACTGTCAACGTTTTTGTTCTGGACCAAAACGACAACGCCCCGGTTATTGTTTCCCCTTTACCAAAAAACGGCACGGTATCCACGGAGATGGTGCCCAGGTCCGTTGACGCTGGCTACCTTGTGGCAAAAATAACTGCGTTAGATGCAGACGCTGGGCAGAACTCACGTCTTTCATATCAGGTTCTGCAGGCTACAGATCCGGGGCTGTTCAGCGTAGCTCTGTACACAGGAGAAATCAGGACAATACGCAGATTTATGGACAAAGATGCCACAAGGCAAAGGCTAGTCATTTTAGTCAAGGACAACGGTCAACCGCCCCTTTCAGCCACTGTTTCCATCATCTTATCAGTGGTTGACAGTGTGCCAGAAACCCTTTCTGATTTCAGCGACCCTGCTCTGAGCCAGGACTCCCCCTCTAACATAGCTCAATACTTAATCATTTCTTTAAGCTCCATTTCATTCATATTTCTGGTGGCTATAATTGTCCTAGCAGCCATAAAATGCTACAAGGACAGACATTCAACGAGGGGATACCGCTTATCCTCGACTTGCTGTGGTTTCAGATCCGAGGCGTCTACTGAGGTGTTTCAAAAATCCAACATTAACCTTCAGATATCATCCGGATCCAAGGTGCCCACCAGCTGCGTGGAAGTCAATGGAAACGGACCCCTTTCTCAGGCGTATTGTTACAAAGTGTGTTTGACCCCGGAATCGGCCAAAAGTGACTTTATGTTTCTGAAACCTTGCAGCTCAGCGACACCAAGGAACAATGCTAAAGATACCGATAACTTGGCGACAGGCTGGGGCGGGCAGAACCACAACCACACTGTAAATAAGCGTGGTACACCCAACGAG ATAAAGCAACCTAACAATGACTGGCCGTTATCAAAGACCCAGAACTCTGCATTAAAAAG CTACAGCTCGATGAATATGGACGGAACCCTTATCCGGAAAGCGATTCAGAGAGAATCCGAACATTTTGTGGCTGGTGGTCAGTACTGGACTTGGGGAACCCACATGCGGG ATTATATGATTCCCTCCCCAGCCATCGGGCTGACCGATCTGGCTTGGACTCCTAGATATGGGCCCCAATATCAGCTTCACCCAGCCCCTGATTATCAGCACAACGTATACATCCCTGGCACACCGACATTGCAGACCACCAGCAAGCCAATGCAGCTCAGCGACCTAGACGTTAAGAATTCCTTCTCCACCTTTGGGAAGAAAAAGAAGTTCACATCAAATTATGACCCCAAAGAAGATGGGATCATAAACAATGACCTGTTTTAA
- the LOC117431560 gene encoding protocadherin alpha-C2-like isoform X3: MLTITCLFLTNLPIGGHVPLKVREVFSVDSHTGEIRVKGIVDFEKSSIYEMYVQAKDKGPSAVAVHCKILVDILDTNDNAPEVILTSVSTPVQEDSPPGTVIAVISVMDRDSGNNGNVDCAIPNNVPFQLHSSFKNYYTLVTSAFLDRETVSEYNITVTARDLGSPPLSTKKTILVQVSDINDNAPRFVQPSYTVYVTENNAPGASICSVTAFDPDSNQNAYLSYSILGGQIQGMPVSTYVSINSDNGNIYALRSFDYEQLRNFQIRVQAQDAGFPSLNSNVTVNVFVLDQNDNAPVIVSPLPKNGTVSTEMVPRSVDAGYLVAKITALDADAGQNSRLSYQVLQATDPGLFSVALYTGEIRTIRRFMDKDATRQRLVILVKDNGQPPLSATVSIILSVVDSVPETLSDFSDPALSQDSPSNIAQYLIISLSSISFIFLVAIIVLAAIKCYKDRHSTRGYRLSSTCCGFRSEASTEVFQKSNINLQISSGSKVPTSCVEVNGNGPLSQAYCYKVCLTPESAKSDFMFLKPCSSATPRNNAKDTDNLATGWGGQNHNHTVNKRGTPNEIKQPNNDWPLSKTQNSALKSYSSMNMDGTLIRKAIQRESEHFVAGGQYWTWGTHMRDYMIPSPAIGLTDLAWTPRYGPQYQLHPAPDYQHNVYIPGTPTLQTTSKPMQLSDLDVKNSFSTFGKKKKFTSNYDPKEDGIINNDLF; the protein is encoded by the exons ATGCTAACGATAACGTGCCTGTTTTTGACCAATCTTCCTATCGG TGGCCACGTCCCCTTGAAGGTGCGGGAAGTCTTCAGTGTAGATTCACACACCGGGGAGATAAGAGTCAAAGGTATCGTGGATTTTGAAAAATCCAGCATCTATGAAATGTATGTGCAAGCCAAGGATAAGGGCCCATCTGCCGTGGCTGTGCATTGCAAAATACTGGTTGATATTCTTGATACAAACGACAATGCACCAGAAGTTATTTTAACTTCGGTGTCCACACCTGTTCAAGAGGACTCACCTCCCGGCACCGTAATAGCTGTCATCAGTGTCATGGATCGGGATTCAGGGAACAACGGCAACGTAGACTGTGCGATTCCTAATAATGTCCCTTTTCAATTACACTCGTCTTTCAAGAACTATTACACTTTAGTTACCAGTGCATTTTTGGATCGGGAAACTGTCTCAGAATACAATATTACTGTCACAGCAAGAGATCTGGGTTCACCTCCTCTGTCCACTAAGAAAACAATCTTAGTCCAAGTCTCAGATATAAACGATAACGCTCCACGATTCGTGCAACCATCATACACAGTCTATGTGACTGAGAATAATGCCCCCGGGGCTTCGATTTGCTCGGTGACTGCCTTTGATCCTGATTCGAATCAGAATGCTTATCTGTCGTACTCTATTCTGGGGGGTCAGATTCAGGGCATGCCCGTGTCTACTTATGTTTCAATCAACTCAGACAACGGCAATATCTACGCGCTGCGCTCCTTTGACTACGAGCAACTTAGAAACTTTCAAATTCGAGTTCAAGCCCAAGACGCAGGCTTCCCATCTCTTAACAGCAACGTTACTGTCAACGTTTTTGTTCTGGACCAAAACGACAACGCCCCGGTTATTGTTTCCCCTTTACCAAAAAACGGCACGGTATCCACGGAGATGGTGCCCAGGTCCGTTGACGCTGGCTACCTTGTGGCAAAAATAACTGCGTTAGATGCAGACGCTGGGCAGAACTCACGTCTTTCATATCAGGTTCTGCAGGCTACAGATCCGGGGCTGTTCAGCGTAGCTCTGTACACAGGAGAAATCAGGACAATACGCAGATTTATGGACAAAGATGCCACAAGGCAAAGGCTAGTCATTTTAGTCAAGGACAACGGTCAACCGCCCCTTTCAGCCACTGTTTCCATCATCTTATCAGTGGTTGACAGTGTGCCAGAAACCCTTTCTGATTTCAGCGACCCTGCTCTGAGCCAGGACTCCCCCTCTAACATAGCTCAATACTTAATCATTTCTTTAAGCTCCATTTCATTCATATTTCTGGTGGCTATAATTGTCCTAGCAGCCATAAAATGCTACAAGGACAGACATTCAACGAGGGGATACCGCTTATCCTCGACTTGCTGTGGTTTCAGATCCGAGGCGTCTACTGAGGTGTTTCAAAAATCCAACATTAACCTTCAGATATCATCCGGATCCAAGGTGCCCACCAGCTGCGTGGAAGTCAATGGAAACGGACCCCTTTCTCAGGCGTATTGTTACAAAGTGTGTTTGACCCCGGAATCGGCCAAAAGTGACTTTATGTTTCTGAAACCTTGCAGCTCAGCGACACCAAGGAACAATGCTAAAGATACCGATAACTTGGCGACAGGCTGGGGCGGGCAGAACCACAACCACACTGTAAATAAGCGTGGTACACCCAACGAG ATAAAGCAACCTAACAATGACTGGCCGTTATCAAAGACCCAGAACTCTGCATTAAAAAG CTACAGCTCGATGAATATGGACGGAACCCTTATCCGGAAAGCGATTCAGAGAGAATCCGAACATTTTGTGGCTGGTGGTCAGTACTGGACTTGGGGAACCCACATGCGGG ATTATATGATTCCCTCCCCAGCCATCGGGCTGACCGATCTGGCTTGGACTCCTAGATATGGGCCCCAATATCAGCTTCACCCAGCCCCTGATTATCAGCACAACGTATACATCCCTGGCACACCGACATTGCAGACCACCAGCAAGCCAATGCAGCTCAGCGACCTAGACGTTAAGAATTCCTTCTCCACCTTTGGGAAGAAAAAGAAGTTCACATCAAATTATGACCCCAAAGAAGATGGGATCATAAACAATGACCTGTTTTAA